One genomic region from Granulimonas faecalis encodes:
- a CDS encoding Asp23/Gls24 family envelope stress response protein, translating into MATKKSQVPTDAAGTDARTAAPAPADSSIMRVEVAPLAETDADDDLVEDVDSEDSLTFSNGVIEKIVAIACRDVPGVCGMKGGFFKRVQETFTGTDPTKGVSVEVMQDNSVRVNISILMEYGAYAPQVFEDVKKAVIRELSSMTGLEVSGVNLRIEDVIAPGELEAAEAQERD; encoded by the coding sequence ATGGCAACCAAGAAGAGCCAGGTACCCACCGACGCTGCCGGGACCGACGCCCGCACTGCCGCGCCGGCCCCCGCGGACTCCTCGATCATGCGCGTCGAGGTGGCCCCCCTGGCCGAGACCGACGCGGACGACGACCTCGTGGAGGACGTGGACTCCGAGGACTCCCTCACCTTCTCCAACGGCGTCATCGAGAAGATCGTGGCCATCGCCTGCCGCGACGTCCCGGGCGTCTGCGGCATGAAGGGCGGCTTCTTCAAGCGCGTGCAGGAGACCTTCACCGGCACGGACCCCACCAAGGGCGTCTCCGTGGAGGTCATGCAGGACAACTCGGTGCGTGTGAACATCTCCATCCTCATGGAGTACGGCGCCTACGCCCCGCAGGTGTTCGAGGACGTCAAGAAGGCCGTCATCCGCGAGCTCTCGTCCATGACGGGGCTCGAGGTCTCCGGCGTGAACCTGCGCATCGAGGACGTCATCGCCCCCGGCGAGCTCGAGGCCGCCGAGGCCCAGGAGAGGGACTAG
- a CDS encoding DUF2273 domain-containing protein — MADKNAAPRVTVEVDGVDVDVRDAPTSDPRASGAEARRRAAAARDAAATWVDGAFPGHRNAVLFGVLGFVCALLIFWIGFFQALLVAVFVVCGVAFGQWLDGDPRIVNGVKRLLGPGNDPR; from the coding sequence ATGGCTGACAAGAACGCCGCCCCGCGCGTCACCGTGGAGGTCGACGGCGTCGACGTCGACGTCAGGGACGCCCCCACGTCCGATCCGCGCGCCTCCGGCGCCGAGGCGCGCCGCCGCGCCGCGGCCGCCCGCGACGCCGCCGCCACCTGGGTGGACGGAGCGTTCCCCGGGCACCGCAACGCGGTGCTCTTCGGCGTCCTGGGCTTCGTCTGCGCCCTGCTCATCTTCTGGATCGGGTTCTTCCAGGCGCTGCTCGTGGCCGTCTTCGTGGTGTGCGGCGTGGCCTTCGGGCAGTGGCTCGACGGCGACCCCCGCATCGTGAACGGCGTCAAGCGCCTGCTCGGACCCGGCAACGACCCCCGCTGA
- a CDS encoding L,D-transpeptidase family protein yields MTPDPVSVSLSARVTLSGRALAAGELSVELLRDGTVVQKAPCAADGTVVFAPVVFTEKGTAAFALRMAPATVAGVTVDDKTVPVDVAVEEASGALVASVAYDGSADAPVFSNVYRHPAGWEGQGQSRRYYLADGTYVVDAWHTVDGLRYRFDGDGHPRTGWYDEGGNRYYLDPSTGAARTGWLDLAGQRFYLDPASGALKVGWADVDGQRFWLRRSDNAWGPKGSVGSGWLTENGQTYFLRRANSPWGPRGSIGTGWLTEGGQTYFLRRADSQWGPKGSIGSGWLSDGGHWYFLRRANSPWGPRGSMGRGWLNDGGTWYHLSGSGAMDTGWLASGGRWYWLSASGAMATGWAKVGGSWYYLDWPSGAMWANRWVSGIYWVGSSGSMATNAWVDGGRYWVDGSGRWTRGGAPGSMGGRAQGYSSPTPYLILVDNGANRVGVYRGGRGSWTEVRSMACSCGKRSTPTVRGTFSVGSRGYSFGENKGYSCYYWTQFYGDYLFHSILYNPYSHVVQDGRLGAGLSHGCVRLAIGDAKWIYDTIPRGTTVVSY; encoded by the coding sequence GTGACGCCCGATCCGGTCTCGGTGTCGCTTTCGGCCCGTGTGACCCTGTCGGGGCGCGCCCTTGCGGCAGGGGAGCTTTCCGTTGAGCTCCTTCGCGACGGCACCGTCGTTCAGAAGGCCCCGTGCGCCGCTGACGGCACTGTGGTCTTTGCGCCCGTCGTCTTTACCGAGAAGGGGACGGCAGCCTTTGCCCTTCGCATGGCTCCTGCCACCGTTGCCGGTGTCACGGTGGACGACAAGACCGTGCCTGTGGATGTGGCCGTGGAAGAGGCTTCCGGCGCCTTGGTTGCAAGCGTTGCCTACGACGGGTCCGCCGACGCCCCGGTGTTCTCCAACGTGTATCGGCACCCGGCCGGCTGGGAGGGCCAGGGGCAGTCGCGCCGCTACTACCTCGCCGACGGCACCTATGTGGTAGACGCTTGGCACACCGTCGACGGTCTGCGCTACCGCTTTGACGGCGATGGGCACCCTCGCACCGGTTGGTACGACGAGGGCGGCAACCGCTACTATCTCGACCCTTCCACCGGGGCCGCCCGCACCGGCTGGCTCGACCTTGCCGGCCAGCGCTTCTACCTCGACCCTGCGTCGGGCGCCCTGAAGGTGGGCTGGGCGGACGTGGACGGCCAACGCTTCTGGCTGCGCCGTTCGGACAACGCCTGGGGCCCCAAGGGCTCTGTCGGCTCCGGTTGGCTCACCGAGAACGGCCAGACCTACTTCCTGCGCCGCGCCAACAGCCCGTGGGGCCCCAGAGGCTCCATCGGAACAGGCTGGCTCACGGAGGGCGGCCAGACCTACTTCCTGCGCCGCGCCGACAGCCAGTGGGGTCCCAAGGGCTCCATCGGCTCTGGGTGGCTCTCTGATGGCGGCCACTGGTACTTCCTGCGCCGCGCCAACAGCCCGTGGGGGCCGCGAGGGTCCATGGGCCGCGGCTGGCTCAACGACGGCGGCACGTGGTACCACCTGTCCGGCTCCGGCGCCATGGACACCGGATGGCTTGCTAGCGGTGGTCGCTGGTACTGGCTCTCTGCATCGGGCGCTATGGCTACCGGCTGGGCGAAAGTGGGCGGCTCTTGGTACTATCTCGATTGGCCTAGCGGCGCCATGTGGGCCAACCGCTGGGTCTCGGGCATCTATTGGGTGGGCTCGTCGGGCTCCATGGCCACCAACGCGTGGGTGGACGGCGGCCGCTACTGGGTGGATGGCTCCGGTCGCTGGACGCGCGGGGGCGCCCCCGGCTCCATGGGCGGCCGGGCCCAGGGCTACTCGAGCCCCACTCCCTACCTCATCCTCGTGGACAACGGCGCCAACCGCGTGGGCGTCTACCGCGGCGGCCGCGGCAGCTGGACCGAGGTGCGCTCCATGGCGTGCAGCTGCGGCAAGCGCTCCACGCCCACGGTGAGGGGCACGTTCTCGGTGGGCTCGCGCGGCTACTCCTTCGGCGAGAACAAGGGCTACAGCTGCTACTACTGGACGCAGTTCTATGGCGACTATCTGTTCCACTCCATCCTGTACAACCCCTACTCCCACGTGGTGCAGGACGGCCGGCTGGGCGCCGGCCTCAGCCACGGGTGCGTGCGCTTGGCCATCGGCGACGCCAAGTGGATATACGACACCATCCCCCGGGGAACCACGGTGGTCTCCTACTAG
- a CDS encoding ABC transporter ATP-binding protein produces MTELDETGVPAVEWADVAFSYPADDPAGGVAPLGSWGEPVLREASLSVPQGAFCLLSGATGSGKSTLLRLAKPEVAPVGRLSGSVEVLGRPVGSLSVRQSACALGLVTQDASAQLVCDTVGDELAFALENLSMAPGAIGRRMAEACCFFGIDGWLHTPISELSGGQRQLAVLAAAMVLRPRVLLLDEPTAQLDPVAERAFLHGLFRVNRELGVTVVVATHHAAPMTPYATMAVEVVAGEVRPVPVDALAEEPSTPCELSLPGEPALVVRDLWARYDARCPWVLSGCGLEVRSGEVRALVGGNGSGKSTLIKALAGIVRLRRGKVADAGADRRGYVPQDPREVLGSGTVGQELMAWAPGAGFSEADARAMAVSTGLLGLWDRDAAELSGGQRQLLAVAKVLLCRPRTLLLDEPVKGLDAAARATVARLVALAAREGAAVVVATHDLAYARDCCTTVSMVFDGALTGTAPASEFFAESVFFS; encoded by the coding sequence ATGACCGAGCTTGACGAGACGGGCGTCCCGGCCGTGGAGTGGGCAGACGTCGCGTTCTCCTATCCCGCAGACGACCCCGCAGGCGGCGTGGCCCCTCTCGGCTCCTGGGGCGAGCCAGTGCTGCGCGAAGCCTCGCTCTCGGTGCCCCAAGGCGCCTTCTGCCTTTTGTCGGGCGCCACGGGCTCGGGCAAGTCGACGCTTCTGCGGCTGGCAAAGCCCGAAGTCGCCCCGGTGGGCCGGCTGTCCGGGTCCGTGGAGGTGCTGGGCCGACCGGTGGGCAGTCTTTCGGTGCGCCAGTCTGCCTGCGCCCTCGGCCTTGTGACGCAGGACGCCTCTGCGCAACTCGTGTGCGACACCGTGGGAGACGAGCTTGCCTTTGCTCTGGAGAACCTCTCCATGGCGCCCGGCGCCATCGGTCGGCGCATGGCTGAGGCGTGCTGCTTCTTTGGCATCGACGGCTGGCTGCACACGCCGATCTCCGAGCTTTCCGGCGGCCAGCGACAGCTGGCCGTGCTCGCCGCTGCCATGGTGCTGCGGCCCCGGGTGCTTTTGCTCGACGAGCCCACGGCCCAGCTGGACCCGGTGGCCGAGCGCGCGTTCCTTCACGGGCTGTTCCGCGTGAACCGGGAGCTGGGCGTCACCGTGGTGGTGGCCACGCATCATGCCGCCCCTATGACGCCCTATGCGACCATGGCCGTGGAGGTGGTTGCGGGAGAGGTGCGCCCGGTGCCCGTGGACGCCCTGGCCGAGGAGCCTTCCACCCCCTGCGAACTGTCGCTGCCCGGGGAGCCGGCCCTCGTGGTCCGGGACCTGTGGGCCCGCTACGACGCTCGATGCCCCTGGGTGCTTTCAGGCTGCGGGCTGGAGGTGCGCTCCGGGGAGGTCAGGGCTCTCGTGGGCGGCAACGGCAGCGGTAAGTCGACGCTGATAAAGGCGCTGGCGGGCATCGTGCGGCTCCGGCGGGGAAAGGTGGCGGACGCCGGGGCCGACCGGCGAGGCTACGTGCCCCAGGACCCGAGGGAGGTGCTGGGCTCAGGCACCGTGGGCCAGGAGCTCATGGCCTGGGCGCCCGGGGCGGGCTTCTCGGAAGCAGACGCCCGCGCCATGGCGGTGTCCACAGGCCTTCTCGGTTTGTGGGACCGAGATGCCGCAGAGCTTTCCGGTGGCCAGCGCCAGCTGTTGGCCGTGGCAAAAGTGCTTCTGTGCCGGCCGCGCACGCTGCTTCTGGACGAGCCCGTGAAAGGGCTCGACGCCGCGGCCCGCGCCACGGTGGCGCGGCTTGTGGCCCTGGCGGCCCGCGAAGGCGCAGCGGTGGTGGTGGCCACCCACGACCTGGCCTATGCCCGCGATTGCTGCACCACGGTGTCCATGGTCTTCGACGGCGCCCTGACCGGCACGGCCCCGGCATCGGAGTTCTTCGCCGAGTCGGTCTTCTTCTCCTGA
- a CDS encoding MurT ligase domain-containing protein, translating into MTLRSSVARAAGRATAWGLRSVLHRSASQLPGRVGLAIDPNLLSELSAKLSDGAIVVCGTNGKTTTNNVLAAAVEESGATVLCNRAGANMEPGVTAALLPGRGADWAVMEADELSCVRILPALKPRYLVLLNLFRDQLDRAGEIDRVQDSIARALASSPGTTLVACGDDPLCAGVAERLHGSNPCLFFGIDEVLGLPTDRVPEARFCQVCGAELDYAYRHYAQLGDFACPNGDFSRPELAWRATGVEVGREGVAFDVSGRGIDGSVRVHAGFGGVYMVYNLLAALAGAVLCGVDPATFQRALDGYRPENGRLQHFSVDGREVVLNLAKNPTGFNQNISLMLADPRPKAAFFVVNDDYNDGKDISWIWDVDFERLGAEEALSLVVGGHRANDLQVRMKYAGLPAPIALTVADALAALGDLPEGRPLYVLTNYSALWPAKAELERIGERRG; encoded by the coding sequence ATGACCCTGCGCTCCTCCGTCGCCCGGGCGGCCGGCCGCGCCACCGCCTGGGGCCTGCGCTCCGTGCTGCACCGGAGCGCCTCCCAGCTGCCGGGCCGCGTGGGCCTGGCCATCGACCCCAACCTGCTCTCGGAGCTCTCCGCCAAGCTCTCGGACGGCGCCATCGTGGTCTGCGGCACCAACGGCAAGACCACCACCAACAACGTGCTCGCCGCCGCCGTGGAGGAGTCCGGCGCCACGGTGCTCTGCAACCGCGCCGGCGCCAACATGGAACCCGGCGTCACGGCCGCGCTGCTGCCCGGAAGGGGTGCCGACTGGGCCGTCATGGAGGCCGACGAGCTCTCCTGCGTGCGCATCCTGCCGGCGCTCAAGCCGCGCTACCTCGTGCTGCTCAACCTCTTCCGCGACCAGCTCGACCGCGCGGGCGAGATCGACCGCGTGCAGGACTCCATCGCCCGTGCGCTGGCGTCGTCCCCCGGCACGACGCTCGTGGCCTGCGGCGACGACCCGCTCTGCGCGGGCGTGGCCGAACGGCTCCACGGCTCCAACCCCTGCCTGTTCTTCGGCATCGACGAGGTCCTGGGGCTTCCCACCGACCGTGTGCCCGAGGCCCGGTTCTGCCAGGTGTGCGGCGCCGAGCTCGACTACGCCTACCGGCACTACGCCCAGCTGGGCGACTTCGCCTGCCCCAACGGCGACTTCTCCCGGCCGGAGCTCGCCTGGCGGGCCACCGGCGTAGAGGTGGGCCGCGAGGGGGTGGCCTTCGACGTCTCCGGCAGGGGCATCGACGGCTCCGTGCGCGTGCACGCGGGCTTCGGCGGCGTGTACATGGTCTACAACCTGCTGGCGGCCCTGGCCGGCGCCGTGCTTTGCGGCGTTGACCCGGCCACGTTCCAGCGGGCCCTCGACGGCTACCGCCCCGAGAACGGCCGCCTGCAGCACTTCTCCGTGGACGGCCGCGAGGTGGTGCTCAACCTCGCCAAGAACCCCACGGGCTTCAACCAGAACATCTCCCTCATGCTCGCCGACCCCCGGCCCAAGGCCGCGTTCTTCGTCGTCAACGACGACTACAACGACGGCAAGGACATCTCCTGGATCTGGGACGTGGACTTCGAGCGCCTGGGCGCGGAGGAGGCGCTCTCCCTCGTGGTCGGCGGCCACCGCGCCAACGACCTCCAGGTGCGCATGAAGTACGCCGGGCTGCCGGCGCCCATCGCCCTGACCGTGGCCGACGCCCTCGCCGCCCTCGGCGACCTCCCTGAGGGCCGACCCCTGTACGTGCTCACCAACTACTCGGCCCTCTGGCCCGCCAAGGCCGAGCTCGAGAGGATCGGTGAGCGCCGTGGTTAG
- a CDS encoding energy-coupling factor transporter transmembrane component T family protein, whose translation MATAVPLMVLVAAVNPLLSQTGQTTLFSFGPVAVRLEAVAWGVAMGAMLAGALTWFAVCSAILPADDLRDLLGNVVPTLALAVSMVMRLVPELLGRARASRDARGACTCAGSPSAASSFSRGVEQVGAMVMWALGESVERASSMASRGWGAGRRTHWRRARWTVGDWPSLITVAAISAAGVGYALWLGSLWTYAPRMSVPGPAAAYGPVALLFAWPCLAAAAEVFLSRKEGGR comes from the coding sequence TTGGCGACAGCCGTGCCCCTCATGGTGCTGGTGGCCGCAGTGAACCCGCTGCTGTCCCAGACGGGGCAGACAACCCTTTTTTCCTTTGGCCCCGTGGCGGTGCGCCTTGAGGCGGTGGCCTGGGGCGTTGCCATGGGGGCCATGCTGGCAGGCGCGCTGACCTGGTTTGCGGTGTGCTCCGCCATCCTGCCTGCCGACGACCTCCGCGACCTGCTCGGCAACGTCGTGCCCACCTTGGCCCTTGCCGTCTCCATGGTCATGCGGCTCGTGCCCGAGCTTTTGGGTCGGGCCCGCGCCTCTCGCGATGCCCGGGGCGCTTGCACGTGTGCAGGGTCGCCCAGCGCTGCGTCGAGCTTCAGCCGCGGCGTGGAGCAGGTGGGCGCCATGGTCATGTGGGCCCTGGGCGAGTCGGTGGAGAGGGCCTCGTCCATGGCGTCGCGCGGCTGGGGGGCAGGGCGGCGCACCCATTGGCGCCGCGCGCGCTGGACCGTCGGTGACTGGCCCTCCCTGATTACCGTGGCCGCCATCTCGGCGGCAGGAGTGGGCTACGCTTTGTGGCTCGGCTCACTTTGGACCTATGCGCCGCGGATGTCTGTGCCGGGGCCTGCCGCGGCCTACGGGCCCGTGGCGCTTCTCTTTGCATGGCCGTGTCTTGCGGCCGCGGCAGAGGTCTTTCTGTCAAGGAAGGAAGGCGGGAGATGA
- a CDS encoding NlpC/P60 family protein, protein MTLSRDGSPVQTVAVGPDGVATFALQGFDAPGSYAYTLAMAPASDSAVAVDPRTVAVVVTVSVSDDGSSLVASITYDGSDRTPVFRCTYVPGWEGEGASRRYRLSDGTYAVSRWLDVDGSRFAFDAAGHVRRGWYDDGGKRYFLDAATGAMRTGWLDEAGQRYYLDPSTGAMASGWVSVGGKRYFMRTANTWGPVGSMGKGWLVDGGKRYFLDRASGAAATGWQADGGHRYFFDRTTGAMATGWLDDGGQRYWLRTSDSAWGPAGTIGSGWLHEGGHWYFLRRVGSAWGPQGSLGTGWLTDSGQTYFLRREDNQWGPKGSMGVGWLNEGGRYYFLRRAGSAWGPQGSMGRGWLSDGGKDYLLDRSSGAMCVGWARDRGAWYYLGGSGALDPSHPGKEGWQNPAGYYQVSCRNVNLGLSASVARGYYVTPSRISPYASRADCVNAFVQRANEYVGTPYMWNYSDRPGVGVDCIGLVYQCAYATGMSMGEYNPYNHWITGPNGWHSHDANNVWANGKMQRLPIGSRQRGDLVFWPGHVAIYIGGDRIIEAWPGTGVRVASLWAHSTPRGVGRLYI, encoded by the coding sequence GTGACCCTCTCGCGCGACGGCTCGCCGGTCCAGACCGTGGCCGTCGGCCCGGATGGCGTCGCGACCTTTGCCCTCCAGGGCTTTGACGCCCCGGGCAGCTATGCCTACACGCTTGCCATGGCCCCCGCTTCCGATTCCGCGGTGGCTGTGGACCCACGCACGGTGGCCGTGGTCGTCACCGTGTCCGTGTCGGACGATGGCTCTTCGCTTGTGGCGTCGATCACCTACGACGGGTCCGACCGGACCCCGGTCTTTCGCTGCACCTACGTGCCCGGTTGGGAGGGGGAGGGCGCTTCTCGCCGCTACCGGCTTTCCGATGGCACCTACGCCGTCTCTCGCTGGCTCGACGTCGACGGGAGCCGCTTTGCCTTTGACGCCGCGGGGCACGTGCGCCGCGGCTGGTACGACGACGGCGGCAAGCGCTACTTCCTCGACGCGGCCACGGGGGCCATGCGCACGGGATGGCTCGACGAGGCCGGTCAGCGCTACTACCTTGACCCATCCACGGGGGCCATGGCATCTGGCTGGGTCTCCGTGGGCGGCAAGCGCTACTTCATGCGTACCGCGAACACCTGGGGCCCCGTCGGCTCCATGGGGAAGGGCTGGCTTGTCGACGGCGGCAAGCGCTACTTCCTCGACCGTGCGAGCGGTGCGGCTGCCACCGGATGGCAGGCCGACGGCGGTCATCGCTATTTCTTTGACAGGACCACGGGCGCCATGGCCACGGGTTGGCTCGATGACGGAGGCCAGCGCTATTGGCTCCGCACGTCCGACAGTGCCTGGGGTCCGGCGGGAACCATAGGCTCCGGTTGGCTTCATGAGGGCGGCCACTGGTACTTCTTGCGCCGCGTCGGAAGCGCTTGGGGACCTCAAGGGTCCCTGGGAACGGGCTGGCTCACGGACAGCGGCCAGACTTACTTTCTGCGCCGTGAGGACAACCAGTGGGGCCCCAAGGGCTCCATGGGCGTGGGCTGGCTCAACGAGGGCGGGCGTTACTACTTCTTGCGCCGCGCCGGCAGCGCTTGGGGGCCGCAGGGCTCCATGGGCCGCGGCTGGCTCTCTGATGGCGGCAAGGACTACCTGCTCGACCGCTCCTCCGGCGCCATGTGCGTGGGCTGGGCCCGCGACCGCGGCGCGTGGTACTACCTGGGTGGCTCGGGCGCCCTCGACCCGTCCCATCCCGGCAAAGAGGGGTGGCAGAACCCTGCCGGCTACTACCAGGTCTCCTGTCGCAACGTGAATCTGGGCCTCTCGGCATCGGTGGCGCGGGGCTATTACGTGACCCCGTCAAGGATCTCTCCCTACGCGTCCAGGGCCGACTGCGTAAACGCCTTCGTGCAGCGGGCCAACGAGTATGTCGGCACGCCCTATATGTGGAACTACTCCGACCGCCCCGGCGTGGGCGTGGACTGCATCGGCTTGGTCTATCAGTGTGCCTATGCCACCGGCATGTCCATGGGGGAGTACAACCCCTACAACCACTGGATTACCGGCCCCAACGGCTGGCACAGCCATGACGCCAACAACGTTTGGGCCAATGGGAAGATGCAGCGTCTGCCCATTGGGTCCCGCCAGCGCGGCGACCTGGTGTTCTGGCCCGGACACGTGGCCATCTACATCGGCGGCGACCGCATCATAGAGGCGTGGCCCGGCACCGGTGTGCGCGTTGCGAGCCTGTGGGCCCACAGCACGCCCCGCGGCGTGGGCAGGCTCTACATCTAG
- a CDS encoding YebC/PmpR family DNA-binding transcriptional regulator, which yields MSGHSKWATTKHKKAAIDAKRSALFSKLSRNITVAAKLGGDPNPDNNASLAAAVARARMVSMPNAKIKAAIDKAFGAGADAAVYENVTYEGYGPAGVAVYVECLTDNRNRTAADVRSAFSHAGGNLGTSGSVAFQFERKGSIAVDKVIKSEEKKVADRENAVDEDEFMMAVAEAGGDDYEDAGEQWIVWTAYDKMQDVQKALEAQGIEVKGSELTMVPTTPTQVTVADAKKVQRLVDRLDELEDVQNVYNTMEMTDEIVAALDEE from the coding sequence ATGTCCGGACACTCTAAGTGGGCCACCACCAAGCACAAGAAGGCCGCCATCGACGCCAAGCGCTCGGCGCTCTTCTCCAAGCTCTCGCGCAACATCACCGTTGCCGCCAAGCTCGGTGGCGACCCCAACCCGGACAACAACGCGTCGCTCGCCGCCGCCGTCGCCCGCGCCCGCATGGTCTCCATGCCCAACGCCAAGATCAAGGCCGCCATCGACAAGGCCTTCGGCGCCGGCGCCGACGCCGCCGTCTACGAGAACGTGACCTACGAGGGTTACGGCCCCGCCGGCGTCGCCGTCTACGTGGAGTGCCTCACCGACAACCGCAACCGCACCGCGGCCGACGTCCGCTCCGCCTTCTCCCACGCCGGCGGCAACCTGGGCACCTCCGGCTCCGTGGCCTTCCAGTTCGAGCGCAAGGGCTCCATCGCCGTGGACAAGGTCATCAAGAGCGAGGAGAAGAAGGTCGCCGACCGCGAGAACGCGGTGGACGAGGACGAGTTCATGATGGCCGTGGCCGAGGCCGGCGGCGACGACTACGAGGACGCCGGCGAGCAGTGGATCGTCTGGACCGCCTACGACAAGATGCAGGACGTCCAGAAGGCCCTCGAGGCCCAGGGCATCGAGGTCAAGGGCTCCGAGCTCACCATGGTGCCCACCACCCCCACCCAGGTGACCGTGGCCGACGCCAAGAAGGTCCAGCGCCTCGTCGACCGCCTCGACGAGCTGGAGGACGTGCAGAACGTCTACAACACCATGGAGATGACCGACGAGATCGTCGCCGCCCTCGACGAGGAGTAG
- a CDS encoding cation:proton antiporter codes for MATSLFSLAVICLVAFVGPFLADLVPGRWLQASAFILILGALLGPHGAHLIDPAAPGLPLLRQLGLAFLFLIGGYGLAPEEVLGTTGRHAALSWLASLALGLLVAWALPFDFSWRALVAFAISLTSTAFSKVEGILKERRALDTPMGRIVESYGATGELLPVMAVALLLEERSPLVELGIIGLFVVLALVSARLARHEEERRTRLDSFVRDGSGSGQMMLRLVICVLVGFVALGVILGADMIVAGFAAGFILRQLVGEGDTTVMPMVQAVVNGFFIPVCFVMSGASIDIFEGGSEPLVILGFICLLILVRGVPCLVSLSLAPETRSMAPLRRVNVAVYSCTAMSTVVAMTSVAVEAGDMTHHMANVLVFAAALTTVAVPVVTRLIGRVDGEAAVEGKAASATNDTEA; via the coding sequence ATGGCAACGTCGCTCTTCTCATTGGCCGTCATCTGCCTCGTGGCGTTCGTCGGCCCCTTCCTGGCCGACCTCGTCCCCGGAAGGTGGCTGCAGGCGAGCGCGTTCATCCTCATCCTGGGCGCGCTCCTCGGCCCCCACGGGGCGCACCTCATCGACCCCGCGGCGCCGGGGCTGCCGCTCCTGCGCCAGCTGGGCCTCGCGTTCCTGTTCCTCATCGGCGGCTACGGCCTCGCCCCCGAGGAGGTGCTCGGCACCACCGGGCGCCATGCGGCCCTCTCCTGGCTGGCGAGCCTCGCCCTCGGCCTGCTCGTGGCCTGGGCGCTGCCGTTCGACTTCTCCTGGAGGGCCCTCGTGGCGTTCGCCATCTCGCTCACGTCCACGGCCTTCTCCAAGGTGGAGGGCATCCTCAAGGAGCGCCGCGCCCTCGACACCCCCATGGGCCGCATCGTGGAGTCCTACGGCGCCACCGGCGAGCTGCTGCCCGTCATGGCCGTGGCCCTGCTCCTGGAGGAGCGCTCCCCCCTCGTGGAGCTGGGCATCATCGGGCTCTTCGTGGTGCTGGCGCTGGTCAGCGCCCGGCTCGCGCGCCACGAGGAGGAGCGCCGCACGCGCCTGGACTCCTTCGTGCGCGACGGCAGCGGCTCCGGTCAGATGATGCTGCGCCTCGTGATCTGCGTGCTCGTGGGGTTCGTGGCCCTGGGCGTCATCCTCGGCGCCGACATGATCGTGGCCGGCTTTGCCGCCGGCTTCATCCTGCGGCAGCTCGTGGGCGAGGGCGACACGACCGTGATGCCCATGGTCCAGGCCGTGGTCAACGGATTCTTCATCCCGGTCTGCTTCGTGATGTCGGGCGCCTCCATCGACATCTTCGAGGGCGGCTCGGAGCCCCTCGTGATCCTGGGCTTCATCTGCCTGCTCATCCTCGTGCGCGGCGTGCCCTGCCTCGTGTCGCTCTCGCTGGCGCCCGAGACGCGGTCCATGGCGCCGCTGCGCCGCGTCAACGTGGCCGTCTACTCCTGCACCGCCATGTCCACCGTCGTGGCCATGACGTCGGTGGCCGTGGAGGCCGGCGACATGACGCACCACATGGCCAACGTGCTCGTGTTCGCCGCCGCCCTCACCACGGTGGCCGTGCCCGTCGTGACGCGCCTCATCGGCCGGGTGGACGGCGAGGCGGCCGTGGAGGGAAAGGCCGCGAGCGCCACGAACGACACGGAGGCGTGA
- a CDS encoding ECF transporter S component — MVMDGEGAAPGGPAGARRARGRALEAACLAAPPAVLVAAVLAGGAWAVPALAVAAASVGLVLAGWERSVPALRQLLPAVTLAAAATAGRILLAAVPDVKPVSAVVILCGACLGRRPGFLCGALAALASNLFFGQGMWTPWQMYAWGLMGYVAGALADRGLLARRGALCAYGFLSCMAYGAVLDAYTAVGFVRPLTAASLLGCWAASIPFDVVHGLSTVAFLLAVWVPWGRAIRRTVTRYGLR; from the coding sequence ATGGTCATGGACGGCGAGGGCGCGGCGCCGGGAGGCCCCGCGGGCGCCCGCCGTGCCCGGGGGCGCGCCCTGGAGGCCGCCTGCCTCGCGGCGCCCCCGGCGGTGCTCGTGGCCGCCGTGCTCGCCGGCGGGGCGTGGGCCGTTCCCGCCCTGGCGGTGGCCGCCGCGTCGGTGGGCCTGGTGCTTGCCGGCTGGGAGCGCTCGGTGCCGGCGCTCCGCCAGCTCCTGCCCGCGGTCACGCTCGCGGCCGCCGCCACGGCGGGCCGCATCCTCCTCGCCGCCGTGCCCGACGTGAAGCCCGTCTCCGCCGTCGTAATCCTCTGCGGGGCGTGCCTGGGGCGGCGCCCGGGGTTCCTCTGCGGGGCGCTCGCCGCCCTGGCCTCCAACCTCTTCTTTGGCCAGGGCATGTGGACCCCCTGGCAGATGTACGCCTGGGGCCTCATGGGCTACGTCGCCGGCGCCCTGGCGGACCGCGGGCTCCTCGCCCGCCGGGGGGCGCTCTGCGCCTACGGGTTCCTCTCGTGCATGGCCTACGGGGCGGTCCTCGACGCCTACACCGCCGTGGGGTTCGTGCGACCGCTCACCGCGGCGTCGCTCCTCGGCTGCTGGGCGGCCAGCATCCCGTTCGACGTGGTCCACGGCCTGTCCACCGTGGCCTTCCTCCTGGCCGTGTGGGTGCCGTGGGGGCGCGCCATCCGCCGCACCGTGACGCGCTACGGCCTCCGCTAG